The following coding sequences lie in one Arachis hypogaea cultivar Tifrunner chromosome 9, arahy.Tifrunner.gnm2.J5K5, whole genome shotgun sequence genomic window:
- the LOC112711982 gene encoding actin-interacting protein 1-2, with the protein MIKLKIACKVFRNQIKKKKGNLKCHGVLSRRRKVIQLVQNPFLHFRTLIHTYFTNTRTTDPIHHYHNPNTMPTLSETYACVPTTERGRGILISGDPKTNNFLYCTARSVVIRNLDNPLKVSVYGEHAYPVTVARYSPNGEWIASADVSGTIRIWGTHNDYVLKNEFRVLSGRIDDLQWSADGMRIVACGDGKGKSFVRAFMWDSGSTVGDFDGHSRRVLSCAFKPTRPFRIVTCGEDFLANFYEGPPFKFNMSIRDHSNFVNCVRYSPDGSKFITVSSDRKGIVYEGKTGAKLAELPSGDGHKGSIYAASWSPDSKQVVTVSADKTAKIWDILEDGSAKLNKTLSFTETGGVEDMLVGCLWQNAHLLTVSLGGTINLYDAKDLDKSPLSLSGHMKNVTVLNLLHRSEKMLLSSSYDGVIIRWIPGVGYSGKFESKQFGLIKLLAAGEEEIITAGFDNKVSRVPLHGDDFGPAKQVDIGSQPKDVSLAVKIPELALIAIESGVVLLKDSTILSTVNLGFVVTACAISPDGSEAIVGGQDGKLHIYSVSGNTLTEKSVLEKHRGAISVIRYSPDVTMFASADLNREAVVWDHESKEVKLNNMLFHTARINCLSWSPDSRLIATGSLDTCVIIYEIGKPAASRRTIKGAHLGGVYGLTFVDNDRVASSGEDGCIRMWTLTSE; encoded by the exons atgattaaattaaaaatagccTGCAAAGTTTTCAggaaccaaattaaaaaaaaaaaaggaaatctgAAATGCCATGGAGTTTTGAGCAGAAGAAGAAAAGTGATACAACTCGTTCAAAATCCATTCCTCCATTTCCGCACTTTGATTCACACTTATTTCACTAACACTCGCACCACAGATCCGATCCATCACTACCACAACCCCAACACAATGCCCACTCTCTCGGAGACCTATGCCTGCGTCCCCACCACCGAGCGCGGCCGCGGCATCCTCATCTCCGGCGACCCCAAAACCAACAACTTCCTCTACTGCACCGCTCGCTCCGTCGTCATCCGCAACCTCGACAACCCCCTCAAAGTCTCCGTCTATGGCGAGCACGCCTATCCCGTCACCGTCGCCCGCTACTCTCCCAACGGCGAATGGATCGCCTCCGCCGACGTCTCCGGCACGATCCGAATCTGGGGAACACACAACGATTACGTTCTTAAGAATGAGTTTCGGGTTCTATCGGGTCGGATCGATGATCTCCAGTGGTCTGCCGACGGCATGAGGATCGTTGCCTGTGGTGACGGCAAGGGCAAGTCCTTCGTTCGCGCTTTCAT GTGGGATTCGGGTTCTACTGTTGGTGACTTTGATGGCCATTCCCGGCGGGTTTTGAGTTGTGCATTTAAGCCAACAAGGCCATTCCGCATTGTCACATGTGGAGAGGACTTTTTAGCCAATTTTTATGAAGGTCCACCATTCAAGTTCAACATGTCAATCAG GGACCATTCGAATTTTGTCAACTGTGTTAGATATTCGCCAGATGGGAGCAAGTTTATTACGGTGAGCTCTGATAGGAAGGGAATTGTATATGAAGGAAAGACAGGGGCCAAACTTGCAGAGTTGCCTTCAGGGGATGGTCACAAGGGCAGCATATATGCTGCTAGTTGGAGTCCTGATAGCAAACAG GTAGTAACTGTGTCTGCTGATAAGACCGCAAAAATATGGGACATTCTTGAGGATGGTAGTGCAAAGTTAAATAAGACTCTGTCTTTTACGGAAACTGGCGGAGTGGAAGACATGCTTGTTGGTTGCCTTTGGCAGAATGCTCATCTGCTTACTGTCTCTCTTGGTGGCACCATTAACTTATATGACGCTAAGGATCTAGATAAAAGCCCTTTATCCTTATCTGGCCACATGAAGAATGTTACTGTTTTGAATCTGCTTCACAGAAGTGAAAAGATGCTGTTGTCCAGCAGCTACGATGGAGTGATCATTAGATGGATTCCTGGCGTTGGTTATAGTGGTAAATTTGAGAGTAAACAATTTGGATTAATCAAATTGTTAGCAGCTGGCGAAGAAGAAATTATTACTGCTGGGTTTGACAACAAG GTATCCAGAGTTCCTCTTCACGGGGACGATTTTGGTCCTGCTAAGCAAGTTGATATTGGAAGTCAGCCTAAGGATGTGAGTCTTGCAGTTAAAATCCCTGAACTTGCTCTCATTGCAATTGAATCTGGGGTTGTCTTACTCAAAGATTCAACAATTTTGTCAACTGTAAACCTGGGCTTTGTTGTGACTGCCTGTGCAATTTCACCTGATGGTAGTGAAGCAATTGTAGGCGGCCAAGATGGTAAGTTGCACATCTATTCTGTCTCAGGTAATACACTTACAGAAAAAAGTGTCCTTGAGAAGCACCGAGGTGCCATCAGTGTAATCCGATATTCTCCAGATGTTACCATGTTTGCATCTGCTGATTTGAATCGTGAAGCTGTTGTGTGGGATCATGAATCCAAAGAG GTGAAACTTAATAACATGTTGTTTCACACTGCACGTATTAACTGCCTATCTTGGTCACCTGATAGCAGACTGATAGCTACCGGTTCACTTGATACATGCGTTATTATATATGAAATTGGAAAGCCAGCAGCAAGCCGCAGAACCATAAAAGGTGCTCATTTAGGTGGAGTTTATGGGTTAACTTTTGTTGATAATGACAGAGTTGCCAGTTCAGGCGAAGACGGTTGTATTCGTATGTGGACTTTAACTTCTGAGTAA
- the LOC112711983 gene encoding heavy metal-associated isoprenylated plant protein 37, with amino-acid sequence MTKEEDFKLLKIQTCVLKVNIHCDGCKQKVKKLLQRIEGVYQVQIDADQQKVTVSGSVDAATLIKKLVRAGKYAEPWSQQKTIQNPKQKNNNNIVKDDKNKGGQKQQGLVKGLEAFKNQQQKFPSAFSSEEDDDYYDYDDEDEDDDEEMRFIREKANQLHLLRQQAAAAAAEANNLKKGVGAISGGSNNVKMNNNAGNNNNVGKKGGPGNNMGLKDGHGGVLDQKTMAALKLNNGHMGGGEGLNLGEAKRASDIGAMMNLAGFNGNNNNNVANNVGSATVLGANSNGLGGFPVLSNNMAPGSTAAVLPNGAFSTGQYPSSLLMNMNGFNNHPSPSSLMMNMNMQARQAMQQQPQMMYHRSPFVPPNTGYYYNHSNNYSPANYSYALPNYYPHQCPATDDNSAAHMFSDDNTSSCSIM; translated from the exons ATGACTAAAGAAGAAGACTTTAAGCTCCTTAAAATCCAG ACTTGTGTTCTCAAAGTGAACATTCACTGTGATGGGTGTAAGCAGAAAGTGAAGAAACTCCTTCAGAGAATTGAAG GTGTCTACCAAGTTCAAATAGATGCAGATCAGCAGAAAGTAACAGTTTCAGGAAGTGTGGATGCTGCAACTTTGATCAAGAAACTGGTCAGAGCTGGCAAGTATGCTGAGCCATGGTCTCAGCAGAAAACAATTCAGAATCCAaagcagaagaacaacaacaacattgTCAAAGATGACAAGAACAAAGGGGGGCAAAAGCAGCAAGGACTGGTGAAGGGTCTTGAGGCCTTCAAGAATCAGCAGCAGAAGTTCCCATCTGCCTTTAGTTCTGAAGAGGATGATGATTACTATGACTACGATGATGAGGACGAAGACGATGATGAAGAGATGCGATTCATTAGGGAAAAAGCCAACCAACTTCATTTGCTGAGGCAGcaggcagcagcagcagcagcagaagcAAACAACTTGAAGAAAGGTGTTGGAGCAATTTCTGGTGGTTCCAACAATGTTAAAATGAACAACAATGCTGGCAATAACAACAATGTTGGTAAAAAGGGAGGACCTGGTAATAACATGGGACTTAAGGATGGTCATGGTGGTGTTCTTGATCAGAAAACCATGGCAGCACTGAAATTGAACAATGGCCACATGGGAGGTGGTGAAGGACTCAATCTTGGAGAAGCCAAAAGGGCTAGTGACATTGGTGCAATGATGAATCTAGCTGGTTTCAAtgggaataataacaacaatgttGCTAATAATGTTGGCAGTGCCACTGTTCTAGGGGCAAATTCCAATGGTTTGGGTGGTTTTCCTGTTCTGTCTAACAACATGGCTCCAGGTTCTACAGCTGCTGTTCTCCCAAATGGTGCTTTTTCTACCGGCCAATACCCATCATCACTGCTAATGAACATGAATGGCTTCAATAACCATCCATCTCCATCCTCATTAATGATGAACATGAACATGCAGGCAAGACAAGCCATGCAGCAACAACCTCAGATGATGTATCACAGATCCCCGTTTGTTCCTCCTAACACTGGCTATTACTACAATCATAGTAATAACTACAGCCCTGCAAATTACTCTTATGCTTTGCCTAATTATTACCCACACCAGTGTCCAGCAACTGATGATAACTCTGCAGCACATATGTTCAGTGATGACAATACTAGTAGTTGTTCCATAATGTAA